In Chloroflexota bacterium, the sequence CCCCGCCCAGCATTAGTTAGAAAGAGAGGTGGACGATGAAGGGACTACCCTTGTGGGCCACCCCCCCAAGGCAGGCCCATCTCATCAGGCTCTACGCCCAGGCCAGGGAGTTCTATGAGGAAGATGGCAGGGTTGTGCCTGACAACAACGAGGCCATAGAGCTCGCCATCTACATCTGGAAAGCCCTGGACAGGGAAGAAAGGGAGGAAGCCTGGAGGCGGGAGAAGAGGAAGCTTCACGCCCTCCCCAAAATCCTCAGGCGGGGGCCGTTTGACAGCATCGCCAGGGAGATATACCTGGCCGAACGCCCCCTCTGGAAGATAGAGGCGGTGGGGGTGGGGGCCTTCACCTTCAGTCGGGTGACAAAGGTGGAGATACCCGCCCTGGGGAAGGTTATATGGGTTGACCTAGCGGGGGTGGACGGAAGCCTCAGCAAGAACGCAAGGCGCAAGCTGGTGCGATACAGGAAAGGCAAGCTTCCCAGCGAGCTTGAGGAAAGCGTCTTTGCCCGCTGTCAGCGGGCCGTAGCACAATACCTGGCCAGCTAGGGAATAGGAAGCTGGCCAGCCCCCCAGGGGCTTCACCCAACGGTGGAGCACCTGGGGGGCCTTTCTTTTTTGCCCAGCAGCATGACCACCATACTAACCCGGTCCCCTGTCCAGGCCGCAGCCGACAGCGCAGCGGCACGCCTGGAGGCGTTCCTGCCCCTCACCCGGGCTGTGGCCCGTCGCTGGGCCCGCCGGATGGGGTGGGACGGGACCAGGGCTGAGGACCTGGCCCAGGAGGCTGCCCTGGCCCTGTGGCGGGTCCTGCAGGAGCGGCCGGACGCCCCCGCCGCCTACCTGAAAGATGTCGCCGACCACGCAGCCCGGGACGCGCTGGAGCGGGGGAAGTCGGTGGACCGGCCCCTGCCCCGCGAGCGGGCGCGCACCTGGCAGGTGATAAGCCTGGACCTACTGATGGAGAATGAGGGCGGCCCGGACACCATCGAAGAGGCCTTGGCCCGGCGCAAGCGGCGCGGTGAGCTCCCCAGCCCCACCGAGGAGGTGGCCACAGCCCGGATAATGCTTCGGGAGCTTAGGGAGCGCCTCACCCCCCGGCAGGGGCAGGTCATGGAACTCCGGCTCCAGGGCTACACGCGGGAGGAGATCGGGGCCAGGCTTGGGCTCGGCCAGACCCGGGTCAACACCATCATCACCATCATCCAGAAGAAGGCCGGGCCCCTGTGGCAAGAGGAGCCTGTCCCGGCCTCCAAGCCCGTCTTTATGACCGCCAGTGAACTGGCCCGGGAAATGAAATACAGTCACGTCCAGGCCTGTCGGCTGTGCCGGGAGGGCAAGATTCCAGGCGCCCGGCGGGCCGGAAAGCGGTGGCTGATCCCCGCTGAGTCGGCAAGGCAAGGGCCCACCGCAAGCGAGGCCGCAAGGGGTGAGCCCAAGTCCCGCCGCCCCTCTGACTTTGAGCTTCTCAGCCTTGGTGGAGGATAGATCAAGCAGTGCAAGACGCACGCGCTGTGGCTGCTTCTACTTCTGGTGCTTCTGCTTCTGCTCACGCATATCTGTCTTGGCAGAAGCAGAAGCACAAGCAGAAGGAGGCGGGCCCCGTCTTCCTGCTGATAGACAGAAGAGCCGTAGAAGAACAGAGCGAGTCTGTACTCGGTGCTGTTCAGACTTGTTCACACTGCTGCTCAGACAGTTCACGCTCCTGGCGCAGCGGTGCAGAAGCAACTGCCAGTGGCACTGCCAGTCACCCTAGGCAGCAGCAGAAGCAGGTTGTCCATTCGCAGCATTCCTTTCCTCCGGCGTCCACTGGTTTCCCGGTAGACTACCGGACTTAAAGGAGTGGATCAATTTCTGAGTAGCGAATGGCTCACATTCCGAGCGTTGCCTCCACGACTGGTCCAGCCTCGTCCAGGCGGTTTACCCACTTGGTGCAGCAGTCCATGCGTCTGCGTCTGCTCATGCCAAAACAGATAGGCGTTAGCGACGCAGGCGCAGGCGCAGAAGGAAAGGGTCCCTCATTGCGGCGGGCGTCCCTGTTCACATCTTCTGCGTCTGCTCATGCCAAAACAGATAGGCGTTAGCGGACGCAGACGCAGACGCAGCGCAGACGCAGGACTCCACTTCAGGGGTGTGTGAGCTGACGTGGGCCGTCTTCCGCCCCGCCACAGTCTTCAAAGCTGCAACACGTGGTGTCTCGCATGAGGGTGCACTCCGGTAGCCCGAGGAATCGGGGCCTCGGCCAGTTTGGTAGCGCCCCGAGACTTTGTGTCCTTTTGGTTCATCTTTGAATAGGTCCAAACCGCATACCCAAAGTCAAAAACGGGCCCCAGGAACTTGCAGGAACCTACCCTTGACTTAGCCACCCCGCTGGTGTAAGAAGGTAACAGGGGACAGCCAGGATTTCTGCCTGCAACCTTCTAAGCAGTGGGGCGGAAGTTCGAATCTCCCCAGGGCCGCAGCAAAGCCGACAGGGAAAGGTTGGGCTCCATTAGGAGCCAATTCTAGCCACAATCTCCCAAGGGAGGTGAAAACTCGGCGGCCAGAGTAGCCAAGAGCCTCATCTGTAAGAACCACCCTGGCCGCCGACCTATGTCTCTATGCCATACCGTTCAGCAGAAATGCCCCCAATCCCGTCAGGCCTTCACCAAGGTATCAGTAGTAACTCCACCTCTCTATCCACA encodes:
- a CDS encoding sigma-70 family RNA polymerase sigma factor, whose amino-acid sequence is MTTILTRSPVQAAADSAAARLEAFLPLTRAVARRWARRMGWDGTRAEDLAQEAALALWRVLQERPDAPAAYLKDVADHAARDALERGKSVDRPLPRERARTWQVISLDLLMENEGGPDTIEEALARRKRRGELPSPTEEVATARIMLRELRERLTPRQGQVMELRLQGYTREEIGARLGLGQTRVNTIITIIQKKAGPLWQEEPVPASKPVFMTASELAREMKYSHVQACRLCREGKIPGARRAGKRWLIPAESARQGPTASEAARGEPKSRRPSDFELLSLGGG